One Mycteria americana isolate JAX WOST 10 ecotype Jacksonville Zoo and Gardens chromosome 7, USCA_MyAme_1.0, whole genome shotgun sequence genomic window, CAGCAATCTCATGGTTTTGCCAAGAAGCAACACCCAGGCAAGCAGCAAAATATGGGACTCATTCCCCCCGTCAGACAACCAGACCCAGCTCCTTACCTGCGGCAGGTAGGAAACCCACACCTTTACACCAGGGAGCCCTTGGCAGCGAGAAGCCCACCCTGAGGGCAGGGGGCAAGGTGCAGGGTCAGTGCCACCAAAGACAGCGCTACTGCCAAGTGTATTCTCCTGTACCTGCCGCTGGTTACAAGAACCGGACTGCACAATAAAGTCCCAACCCTCTATAAAATGCACAAAATCATGTTAGTGCAGGTGTGTGCCATAATTTTCTCAAGAGATCAAAGACCTTCTCCTGCAGCTCTAAGCAATATGCTGTTCGAGTGCCACGCTCTTCGTGTCTTGCTTCTACCAGCATGCTTGGCACCTTTcagctttgccctgctgctgctgttctttgccATCAGAAAATCCTCCCAGGGgcaggctgctggtgccagcagccTCACACCCCGTATCTACAGAGGAACTGAGGCAGGGCTGTCTCGCAGGAGTCAACGCCCCTGGATTTAGCAGCACCAAACTCGAAGAAAGTGTAGTTCTTCAATGCATGCtagtaaagttttatttttccactctACCTCTTACTTCATGCTTAATTCAAGCATGTCTCTTCCAGACGCTTCTTTTGAAGAATGTGGGATGAGTTAGGGGTGTGCAGGACAGtcctgaagcagcagcactgggtaCATCTGCTGGCCACAAGATGTTCCTGGAGAGCTTGGCTCACATGTTTTGCCCAAAGATCAAGCTCTGTCCTACTCCTGATAGGACACGGCAGTGCTGGAGATGAAGCTGGTCCAGCAATccaggaggaaacaaaaaaacaaagggggaaaaaaaaaagactagtcTGGGATTCGAGTGTCCAATTTAATTTAAGTGCAAGGAGGAAGCAGGGATTACTGGTTACAAGGAACAGCTCTGTTATTCCAAGCTACATGTAAAACCATGGCTGGCTTCTTTACCAAGCACCCCCCGTTTTGCAGAGAGACCAAGAAACGTGTTAAGGTCTCTGCAGACAAACCACCATCCAAAACACCATTGTTATCCAAATTTACAGAACACTGTTGCATAACTTGTGTTTAAAACAGTAGTAAGGCTCTAAAGCAGCCTGGCCTTTGTGATCCGGCTTAGGAAAGCAACACAACACCCATACTGAGGGAAGGGTGCGGAAGGGAAGGTGGGGAAGATGAGGGAAGAGAGAATGTGGGTGATATAAAGTAAGTGCTCTACCACTCATAAACCAGGGGATTAACAACTGGCTTGTACCAAGTGACCATTATTTGCTCCTTACAGCTTAAAATCCATAGCAGCCAGCCACGCTCCCAGAGCCGTGCACGTCCCTGCTGAGAGAGGTCCAAGTGGCAGATGAGGAATCCCCAAAATACCCTTTCCCATACCAGCTCTGGCCTCAACAGAAGCACAGAGTCTCTGTCAAGCCCTCTGGGCAGCGTGACAAAGGATCAGCAAGATAAAAGCCGGAAAGAAGCGGCAGCCTGCTCCTACCACAAGGCCACTGCGTCCCCTGGAAGCATCGGAGCATGCAGAGCCTGTGGCAGCACTTGACGATTTGCCTCCTTGCACCCGCTGCTCCCCGAGCGCCGCATCCCGCTCTGAAGACCTCCCTGCAGTATTGCTGACCGGGCGCCAAGAtgtcctctgctcccagcatcGCAGGAGGATACAGGCAACTCAGCCCAGCAGCTCCACCCAGAGACAACATATATGACAGGCAAAcctgaacagaaaagcaagcGGGAGCTTCTCAGCTACGCGACAGACAGTCCAGTCCCCCCAGTGCTGGCTGCAGGGACAGAATGCACTGACCTGCTCTGTGCACAGGCACGCAGCATGGGGAGGGCAACTGCCTGCGCGGAGCCGCAGGCCACAAAGCTCAGTGTTTATTACAGACACGACAGCAGGCACGACTTGGACCATGGTTTCAAACGAGCAGATTACATATTTAAAATCTTAGAAAGCTGCAGCGCTCTCTGATGCTCTTTCTGGCCTGCCTCAAGGAGCGGAGTAAGTGGGCACTGACTTGTGCATCTACTGCGCAAGCCAGGTAAGTGTCACACAGGGCTGGGACCCTTCACTGGGGTAAAACATGCCCTTCATCTGTCCAGCTGCACACACCAACACGGACAGCAAACTGGCTGTACAAATTCACGTTTTGTCCTTATAGCAGCGACTTCATGGCACCAGTGTAAAGGACTGCTCCAGTCCTTAGAGCACAGCAACTGAAACACAGACAAACACGCACAGAGCACAGTGTGGAGGGGCCATTTGGACAGACAGTAAAACTTATTACACACCAGAGACTGGGACAAGGAACTTCTCAAAGGAGTACACACATTCATTTCCTACCTGGGCTCTCACACACCCAAGGAAACGCAGAGACAGCAAGTGCCCAGAAGCAAAGATTCATTCCCTTCTCTCCAACAGCAACTGAGGGCTGAATTTTAGCTCAAGATTTAGCAGTCTCATTAAGATTAGCTGGAAAGGCctttcccctgcagcccctgtaCAATTTAGAGCCGCGAATGCTGCGCGCTTACGGGGTGTGTGACTCTATGGTGCTGAGTTCTTCCAGGGTGTAACTCCTGCGTGCTAAGCTGGTAGCCCCCTACCCAGCACATCCTCACTGGGACATGCTGGGAAGCTCAGCTAAGAGGCATGCAAGCACTACAGGGTTTGCTGGATAGATTCCTATCGGCTCCAGCGCAGCAGAGATGTCTCTATTTCCTAGAAGCCTCTTTACATCACCGCTTCCTATGTGCTCTCGAGGTCACGCTGGTTGAGGAGCCGAGAGGTCTTTCGTTTGGCAGCAGCACGGATActgcctgggggtggggggagtaagacagaggagctgaagggaagaagagacagATGGGTCTTCCCACTCTCCCTCTTGCCTGGAGGTTTaacaagggaaaagaaaccaaaacaaaagccacacTTGAGTGCTATTCTTTGCgctttaaaacagtattttcttaaaatataaaagccaTCTTCCCCCTGGAAATCACTAGAACGTAAACAATAAAAAGGGgatttggggaggagaagggagaggaggttTGAATGTGCTTCCAGGCAGCAGCCCTTGCTAAGAGCAACGGGTGCCTCCAAGGCCCTGTGCTCACCGTCAGCCCTGTTCCTACGGCACTCTTGCTCATTTAGAGTTCCCCAGTGGGTCCGGACTTAGGATTCAGCGATTAGCGGTTCGCAGCAAATCCCAGCTGGTAGCTTAATCCTCTTCATCCTCACTGATGTCATAGGTAACTGCAGACTCGTTCCTGGAGCGGTTGGCCGGTGAGGAAGGAGGAGTCTTGGTTGAAAAGGGCCAGCGGAAGGAGGGAGACGGGGAGCGGTCGTGCGTGGGGCTACTGCTGGGACTCTGCTTTGGGCTGATGGCCTGGAGCATCCGGCCCTTGCCCTCCTTCAGCATGTGTTTCTAGCGATGGAAGCAGGAAGACAGTTAGCATGGCTCAAACAGCGATGGAAATGGACACTACTTACAGCTTGCGCAGAGTTTTGAGTTGTGTCCTTTCAATGCTTCGTGCAGTATAAGAGCAGAAAAAGCCCAAGCATCGCTCTAGGCTTTGGAAACTGCATACAGTGTAATCATCACCCATTTTCACGCACTTCTAACATGAACTGCCTGTGATATTTACCCAGCAGCATAAGAGAGCCTGGCAAAAACAAGTAGCTTCAGACTCATCCCAGGCCAGTGACAAAGTGACTGCCAATCTCTTGGCTGCTCAGTGGCCTGCAGGACACAAGCTGGAGTTTACAGGCTGGCTTGTGGGACATGGGGACTTCTCATGCTACAACCGCAACTGGTGTTATCCAGTTGGCAAGGGTGAGCTCTCTGTAAACAGGCTGCCTAAGCCTGGAAAAACTTGTCTGGAGACCGGCAGCACATCGAGTACTGCAACAAACAGTAAGCCTTTGCTCTGCAGAGTGTGGGCTCCAGAAGCCCTACAATGACTGCCAAGCTCTCCAAaatcccccttccccttttcccagaGTGGCTCCTTACCAATGCGCCTTCTGGTCCAAACATCTCCAGGAAATTGCCGATGAACTCCCGGGACTTCTCTTCCCACTTCTGAATGAGATCGATACTCTTCTCCTCCACTTTCTGGACAAATTCCTTTGACTTCTCCTCTACATCCTTCACCCTCTTTTTCACCTTATCCACGCGCTCCTGGAGGTGATATTTCTTCTCCTGTACAGTAAGCGGTGGATCAGAATACAGCTCACCAGATCTGAGTGGCGaccacctctgctctgtgttaTTACACTGAACTGCTGCTTAAGACTCAGCATCTCCATTAGTCTTGTGACACTTCTCCTTCACTTCAGTGACACTTCTTCCCTAGACTAAATGGCAGACACAGTGGGGATGTGAGATGCTTTGTGGCAGACACCGGCACAGTACACAGAGCAAGACTAAATGCAGAGATAAGCACTATCTAATAGGAGTGCATGGAAGAGGGAAATATTTATACAATACACAGATTAGATCTGAGTGACCTGCTGTAGGTCTCTTTGCATATCACGATAGCACAAGTCTTTTTGCTGGGCATTTTTAAACAGAGGCAGAGTTACATGCCAAAGAGAGGCCAAGCAGCCGTTACCTCTCCTGCTTCATTTTTGTATTcgactgtatttaaaaaaacaggcgCAGTATctgagtgattaaaaaaaaaagtttactactTTAGTTCAACATCAGAAGTGCCTTCTGCCATGTATTCTGCTTGTGGGCTAGAGCTGCTCAGCACAGGATCAGAGCATGTCCTTCTCTCCTACCCAagcactgctgctcctgcagctccaggaaGGGAATAGTACAGTGAGAACAGGATCAGATTTTATCCTAACAAATGACTCTACCTTAAGAAGGTggctgagggaagaggagagagatgagacacagcagctgctgccaagAACAACCCACACTTCATTCAATTCAAGAAAACACACATTTCGCCACACACCCTGTCTCCAGCTCTTTCAACAGGTAAAACGTCACCATGACATTTCTGACAATGGAACAGTATTAGCAAAACCCCAGTTCCTCTGGGTGGGTCCCAGAGGCAGTTTCAGGGGCAGAAGTACTCTAATCTGTACTCCAAGGACACTGTTTTGGTGCAACTGCTTAGCTCTGCAGACTGGCCTTTTACTGGCATATGGCAGGACTGTGCTACCACTAGACAAGACTCTACATCTCCACAATCTGTAAGAGTCTGCTTCATGCAGCTCGTGGTGAGACACACTTCAACTCACGTTTATGAAGCTGACGTTGAGCTCTTTAGCTGTGTAGCCCCGCTGCAGGTTCCGTCTGGCATAAACATCATAGTCCCGCACGATCCGGGTGATGATATCTGACGTTGAGATCCCTTCAGTCCTCTGAGTTGGTGCAAACATGCCTAAAGTTGGGGAACAGGACCCAGGACAGCTGTAGCAAGACACATGGCAAAAAGCTGCTGCCACCTCTATTAGAAGACAATCTCTCCCGTCAAGAGCTCATTTCCTAACTGTCCTCACACCACCATGTCTTTGTCCTTAAATGTACAAtaccagggtcctcctttctggGACTACGAGGAAGACCTAAGTAAGACCAAAGCATGTCAAAAGCATGTCAAAATGCCATGTCTTCTAATGAAAAGCTCTTTGCTTTAGCTGGTTTAAAGACTACTGACTACAATCCACTGCATATAGAATAGTGTGGTGACAAGGACAGGACAAGGGGTCCTACAATTTAGTGGGTGGAAATATAACAAACTCTGCTGGCTGGGTTTGGATAGATTTGAATCAGCTGCACCCCCACTGACTTTTACAGCAAACAGCTAGAGGAGCCACTTTACTTACTAAGTTAATGAGATTCTCCATTTGTGAGAATCTGTAAGCCAAACCATAGTATTTTTTCAAAAGGTGGCTGCTAATTCAATCACAATAACTAGATTGGAAGTAGGAATTAATGCTGGGCAACACTTGGCCTGGGACATGGAACAGTCCCAGCCTTATGAAGTAGGGCCCAAAGCTGGGCTTCTTCCTACCCTCAGAGCCTCCTGGGCAGACCTTATTCTCAGAGGGCCACTGCCACTTACCCAGGCGTAACCCTGCCATACAAGGGCACAGGAGAAACTACAGCAGATCTTTGACAGGAAGCCCTGGAGAATCTGACCCAGACCCACCTGCTTCTTTTATATGCTTATAAACATCATCGCTGCCAGCAGAAGAATAGGGGATGTCATCGTGTGCGACAAAGTCGATctgaaaattaagaaagcaatGCGAGTCAACATTTTATCTTGAATGTGCAGGTTTGCTTTCTGTCAAAGGATGGTAACTTTTTGCTCAACACCTCCACGCAGGGGTGTGACAGAGAACAGCAAGACACTTTCCTCTCTTAAAAAGCAACACAGAGCTGTCCCAAGTTCTCACTGGCAATTGCATATCAATTGTAAGCACACACcagagaggaaaggctgggacTAAGGACACAGCTGTTTTAAGCTCCACAGAGCTTGTTAATGGCAACAAGGGTAAACTGAGCACACTCCCCTGAAGACTCCTTCACCTCCCAAAGCAGTTCAACAGATGTTACAGACTCCTTTCACTTTATCTTACCAATTGATAAAAGACTCAAGACAGCTTGCCTGGTCTCCTGCTGCAGGGAAGCTGATGTAGATCTAAGCTGCTCCTGCCGTAagcagggagttggaccagacgccctccagaaatcccttccaacccaTGCTACCCTCTCCCTACTGCGTTTCACACCAATCTGTAACCAGCATCAACTTCTCCTGGAACAGCGAGAACTCTCTCAGGCTTTTTCACCATGTCACAATCTCTACCTTATTTTAACATTACCTGCCAGCTCAGTAAATGCTTCTAGCTTCCCAAGAAACCCACTCGATTCCCATAACCCAGTTCATTCTATATTGAAGGAGTTGCAACAGAAACGGGTTGCTCAGGCAGAGGTCACCCCCATGCATGAATTCTCGCTGGAAACAGCAAGCGCAAACAGAGGTAATCAAAATTCAGTACGGATCAGATGTCACAAATTaccctgtgctctgccaggaaCTCGGGGGTGAGCGTCCATGGTGCATTTCTCACCACTTCGTCCACGTAGCGACAGTGCTGCACAGCGTCATACCTCTCATTTTCATTCATTACTGTGAAGCCCTTAAAGTTATGGGTTAGCTCA contains:
- the PCYT1A gene encoding choline-phosphate cytidylyltransferase A; translation: MEPPSSSRLNSRKRRKDGSGPNGATELDGIPPKMSRRSFGLREPAPFSDEVEIDYSKPYIRVTYEEAMRGTPLDRPVRVYADGIFDLFHSGHARALMQAKNLFPNTYLIVGVCSDELTHNFKGFTVMNENERYDAVQHCRYVDEVVRNAPWTLTPEFLAEHRIDFVAHDDIPYSSAGSDDVYKHIKEAGMFAPTQRTEGISTSDIITRIVRDYDVYARRNLQRGYTAKELNVSFINEKKYHLQERVDKVKKRVKDVEEKSKEFVQKVEEKSIDLIQKWEEKSREFIGNFLEMFGPEGALKHMLKEGKGRMLQAISPKQSPSSSPTHDRSPSPSFRWPFSTKTPPSSPANRSRNESAVTYDISEDEED